From Methanobrevibacter sp., a single genomic window includes:
- a CDS encoding ATP-dependent helicase yields the protein MITKQTKSYSKKQIYKTLNPLVRKWFDESFDDFTPAQKQSLVDIHKKNNILVSSPTGSGKTLTAFLSIISELTTLAENNELEDKVYCIYISPLKALDNDIEKNLDEPLKGIEKIAGKELGIRKAVRTGDTSQYERQKMLKKPPHILITTPETLSILLVAPKFREKLSAVKYVIIDEIHSLAENKRGVHLSLSLERLQHLIGHYTRIGLSATVSPLEEIAKFLVGYEYGVGRDCKIVDINYLKELDMEVICPVSDIVIADSEDTRLAMYDMLDDLIWENKTTLIFTNTRSGTERYVHNLKQMFPNHYNDENIMAHHSSLSKEVRLETEEKLKKGELKCVICSTSLELGIDIGYIDLVILINSPKSVARALQRIGRSGHKLHEKSRGKIIVTDRDDLVECSVLLKNAKEGKIDKIKIPTNCLDVLAQHIYGMSIENKWDIDYAYDVIRKSYCYKDLSRDEYEDVLSYLAGEYVELEDRYVYAKIWIDYDENTFGKRGKLARMLYSTNIGTIPDSSGVAVKCNGEVIGTVEEDFMERLKKGDTFVLGGNTYRFNYGKGMTINVTPSVGPPTIPSWFSQQLPLSFDLALDIQRFRDFMNSKFQYKRSKEEIMEFIYDYLYVDDFAANSIYEYFLEQYKFAQIPSNRKMVIEYYTGFGGKKFVVFHSLFGRKVNDALSRATAYLVAKRYNANVTISISDNGFYLSSDGKIGGLESFKELTPENFRNILTQALNKTETLASRFRHCAGRSLMTLRNYKGEKKSAGRQQVRGKILLKYVQEMDNNFPILNEARREALEDYMDVENALRVITWINSGEMEIKVINTVIPSPFAFNLVSQGYLDVLNQNDKAEFTKRMHLAVLEKIKTKLDEEFY from the coding sequence ATGATAACAAAACAGACAAAAAGCTATTCAAAAAAGCAGATTTATAAAACTTTAAACCCATTAGTTAGAAAATGGTTTGATGAAAGTTTTGATGATTTTACACCTGCTCAAAAACAATCATTGGTGGATATTCATAAAAAGAACAACATTCTGGTATCATCACCAACAGGATCAGGGAAAACATTGACTGCTTTTCTATCAATAATAAGCGAACTTACAACACTAGCTGAAAATAATGAATTGGAAGATAAGGTTTACTGCATTTACATTTCCCCATTGAAGGCTTTAGACAATGACATTGAAAAGAACCTTGATGAACCTCTAAAGGGAATTGAAAAAATAGCAGGAAAAGAATTGGGAATTAGAAAAGCAGTTAGAACTGGAGATACAAGCCAATATGAACGTCAGAAGATGCTTAAAAAGCCCCCACACATACTCATTACAACCCCCGAAACATTGTCAATATTGCTTGTTGCTCCAAAGTTTAGGGAGAAATTGAGTGCCGTAAAGTATGTAATTATTGATGAGATTCATTCATTGGCAGAGAACAAAAGAGGAGTTCATTTAAGCTTATCCCTGGAACGTTTACAACACCTGATTGGACATTATACAAGAATCGGATTGTCCGCTACCGTCAGCCCCCTTGAAGAAATTGCCAAATTTTTGGTGGGATATGAATATGGGGTTGGCCGTGACTGCAAGATTGTAGACATTAATTATCTAAAGGAATTGGATATGGAAGTGATCTGTCCCGTAAGTGACATTGTAATAGCGGACAGCGAAGATACTCGTTTAGCAATGTATGACATGTTGGATGATTTGATATGGGAAAATAAAACAACATTAATATTTACGAACACTAGAAGCGGTACGGAAAGATATGTTCACAACCTAAAGCAAATGTTTCCTAATCATTATAACGATGAAAATATAATGGCTCACCATTCCTCCCTTTCAAAGGAAGTCAGATTAGAAACTGAAGAAAAACTAAAGAAAGGAGAACTTAAGTGCGTAATTTGTTCCACTTCTCTTGAGCTTGGAATTGATATTGGCTACATTGACCTTGTAATTCTTATCAATTCACCAAAATCCGTTGCAAGGGCATTGCAAAGAATTGGAAGAAGCGGACACAAACTTCATGAAAAATCCAGAGGAAAAATTATTGTGACCGACAGGGATGATCTTGTTGAATGTTCAGTTCTTTTAAAAAATGCTAAAGAAGGAAAAATAGACAAGATTAAAATCCCAACTAACTGCCTTGATGTGCTTGCACAGCATATTTATGGAATGAGTATTGAAAACAAATGGGATATTGATTATGCCTATGATGTCATTAGAAAGAGCTATTGCTATAAAGACCTTTCAAGAGATGAATATGAGGATGTTTTAAGCTATTTGGCCGGAGAGTATGTTGAACTTGAAGACAGGTATGTTTATGCTAAGATTTGGATCGATTATGATGAAAATACCTTTGGAAAAAGAGGAAAATTGGCAAGAATGCTCTACTCAACAAATATCGGAACAATTCCGGACAGTTCTGGAGTTGCCGTAAAATGCAACGGTGAAGTTATCGGTACTGTTGAAGAGGACTTTATGGAAAGACTTAAAAAAGGAGATACATTCGTTTTAGGGGGAAACACCTATCGCTTCAACTACGGCAAGGGAATGACAATAAACGTGACACCATCAGTGGGACCTCCTACAATCCCATCATGGTTCAGCCAGCAGCTTCCATTATCCTTTGATTTAGCGTTAGATATTCAAAGGTTTAGAGATTTTATGAATTCAAAGTTCCAATATAAAAGAAGCAAAGAAGAAATAATGGAATTTATATACGATTATCTATATGTAGATGACTTTGCAGCAAATTCCATCTATGAATACTTTTTAGAGCAATATAAGTTTGCCCAAATCCCAAGCAATAGAAAAATGGTCATTGAATACTATACAGGTTTTGGAGGTAAAAAGTTCGTTGTATTCCATAGCTTATTTGGAAGAAAGGTAAACGATGCCCTTTCAAGAGCAACTGCATATCTGGTTGCAAAAAGATACAATGCAAACGTTACAATATCAATTTCAGACAATGGATTTTACTTAAGCTCAGACGGGAAAATTGGAGGTTTGGAATCATTTAAAGAACTTACCCCTGAAAACTTTAGAAATATACTTACACAAGCCCTAAACAAGACCGAAACACTTGCAAGCAGGTTCAGACATTGTGCGGGGCGTTCTTTGATGACCCTTAGAAACTATAAAGGGGAAAAGAAATCTGCAGGCCGCCAGCAAGTAAGGGGAAAAATACTGCTTAAATATGTTCAGGAAATGGACAATAATTTCCCAATACTAAATGAAGCCAGAAGAGAAGCGTTGGAAGATTATATGGATGTTGAAAACGCCCTTAGAGTCATAACATGGATCAATAGCGGAGAAATGGAAATTAAAGTAATAAACACTGTTATACCTAGTCCTTTTGCTTTTAATTTAGTATCCCAAGGATATTTGGATGTTTTAAATCAAAATGACAAGGCAGAATTTACAAAAAGGATGCATTTAGCCGTTCTTGAAAAAATCAAAACAAAACTGGATGAAGAATTTTATTGA
- a CDS encoding DUF5518 domain-containing protein, giving the protein MAKWGTVFIGFILAVIVKTFFGLYELPGLLLVGFIVGLIAHEGALGGLWNAALAGAFGNIVCSIIFIIIATLGGGALMGIFGGLVGFTVSGVYSLIDVIGNIIYYVIVMGIAGAVGGAISSKRS; this is encoded by the coding sequence ATGGCAAAATGGGGAACTGTATTTATAGGTTTTATACTGGCCGTTATAGTCAAAACATTCTTTGGCCTATATGAATTGCCTGGACTATTACTAGTAGGATTTATAGTCGGATTAATTGCTCATGAAGGTGCATTGGGAGGATTATGGAATGCTGCTCTTGCAGGAGCATTTGGAAATATAGTATGTTCCATAATTTTCATCATTATAGCTACACTTGGAGGTGGAGCATTAATGGGCATCTTTGGAGGCCTTGTTGGTTTTACAGTATCTGGAGTTTACAGTTTGATAGATGTTATTGGAAATATCATTTATTATGTGATTGTAATGGGAATTGCTGGTGCTGTTGGAGGAGCGATATCATCAAAAAGAAGTTAA
- a CDS encoding formate--phosphoribosylaminoimidazolecarboxamide ligase: protein MGNIKKEDILEILDGYDKENITIATLGSHTSLHILKGAKDEGFRTAIVCEKGREVPYQRFNVADEYIIVDEFKDIVNEEVQEQLRAMNAIVVPHGSFVAYAGLENVEDKFNVPMFGNRDILRWEAERDKERQLLVEGNVRIPFKYDNPEEIDRPVMVKFPGARGGRGYFVASSTEEFNEKIATMKERGWLDDEDAAQAHIEEYVSGCNYCIHYFYSALDDTVEVMGMDTRYESSIDGFVRMPAKDQLDIPLTPSYVVTGNHPAVIRESLLPQVFEMGDKLTESAKKLVAPGLNGPFCMQTLVNDNLEVICFEISARTDGGTNTFMDSSPYSFLTYGKPMSMGRRIALEIKNGIERGELEKIIT from the coding sequence ATGGGAAATATTAAAAAAGAGGATATCCTCGAAATCTTAGATGGTTATGACAAAGAAAATATTACAATTGCTACTCTTGGAAGCCATACTTCTTTACATATTTTAAAAGGAGCAAAAGATGAAGGTTTCAGAACAGCTATCGTCTGTGAAAAGGGTAGGGAAGTGCCATATCAACGTTTTAATGTTGCTGACGAGTATATTATCGTTGATGAATTTAAAGATATTGTAAATGAAGAAGTTCAAGAACAATTGAGAGCGATGAATGCGATTGTAGTGCCTCATGGTTCATTTGTTGCATATGCTGGTCTTGAAAATGTTGAAGACAAATTCAATGTTCCTATGTTTGGAAATAGGGACATCTTAAGATGGGAAGCGGAAAGAGACAAAGAAAGACAATTGCTTGTTGAGGGCAATGTAAGAATTCCATTTAAATACGATAATCCTGAAGAAATAGACAGGCCAGTAATGGTTAAATTCCCAGGTGCTAGAGGTGGAAGAGGATACTTTGTAGCTTCTTCAACTGAAGAATTCAATGAAAAGATAGCAACCATGAAAGAAAGAGGATGGCTTGATGACGAAGATGCAGCTCAGGCTCACATTGAAGAATACGTGTCTGGTTGTAATTACTGTATTCACTACTTCTATTCAGCATTAGATGACACTGTTGAAGTTATGGGTATGGATACCAGATATGAATCAAGTATTGACGGTTTTGTTAGAATGCCTGCTAAAGACCAATTAGATATACCTTTAACTCCTTCATATGTTGTTACAGGAAACCACCCTGCAGTTATTCGTGAATCCTTACTTCCACAAGTGTTTGAAATGGGTGACAAATTAACTGAAAGTGCTAAAAAATTAGTTGCTCCTGGTTTAAATGGTCCTTTCTGTATGCAAACTTTAGTTAACGATAATTTGGAAGTAATCTGTTTTGAAATCAGTGCAAGAACTGATGGTGGAACCAATACATTTATGGACAGTTCACCTTACAGCTTCCTTACTTACGGTAAACCAATGAGTATGGGGAGAAGAATTGCTCTTGAAATCAAAAATGGTATAGAAAGAGGAGAATTAGAAAAAATAATTACATAA
- a CDS encoding translation initiation factor IF-2 subunit beta codes for MEEYENLLNRAIDQLPPEVFEHKRFKIPKAYSDIQGNRTFIKNFKDVSEGLGRDPQHVLKFLLRELGTAGNIEGGRAILQGKFTHYLINERLEDYVEKYVICHECNRPDTRIIREGRIFLLKCAACGATAPLKPL; via the coding sequence ATGGAAGAATATGAAAATTTATTAAATCGTGCAATAGACCAATTACCTCCAGAAGTATTTGAACACAAAAGGTTCAAAATCCCTAAAGCTTATTCAGATATTCAAGGAAACAGAACTTTTATAAAAAATTTCAAAGATGTTTCTGAAGGTCTTGGAAGAGACCCACAACATGTTTTAAAATTTTTACTTAGAGAATTAGGTACAGCTGGAAACATCGAAGGTGGTAGAGCAATCCTCCAAGGTAAATTTACCCATTATCTTATAAATGAAAGATTAGAAGATTATGTGGAAAAATACGTAATCTGCCACGAATGTAACAGACCGGATACCCGAATTATCAGAGAAGGTAGAATTTTCTTATTAAAATGTGCAGCATGTGGGGCAACAGCTCCATTAAAACCATTATAA
- a CDS encoding YfcE family phosphodiesterase, which produces MIIGLISDTHIPDRGRNLPDKVFESFENVDMILHAGDVTSQEVLDKLSELAPVIAIQGNTDRMVGFDLPKTEIVEVNGIKIGLNHGEVYPRADTQQLLYMAKQLGVNILVTGHSHQPKIEQVEDVLLLNPGSPMVPRLADRTVMLLEIDENKNVDVELVKVGSPVCSSLDFSRFKH; this is translated from the coding sequence ATGATTATCGGATTAATATCAGATACACATATTCCAGACAGGGGCAGGAACCTCCCAGATAAAGTATTTGAATCCTTTGAAAATGTAGATATGATTCTCCATGCGGGAGATGTGACTTCCCAAGAAGTTTTAGACAAATTAAGTGAACTTGCTCCAGTTATTGCAATTCAGGGAAATACTGACAGAATGGTTGGATTCGACTTGCCGAAAACTGAAATTGTTGAAGTTAACGGAATAAAAATAGGTTTGAATCATGGAGAGGTTTATCCAAGAGCAGATACACAACAACTTTTATATATGGCAAAACAGCTAGGAGTAAATATTCTAGTAACTGGACATTCACATCAGCCAAAAATTGAACAGGTTGAAGACGTATTATTGTTAAACCCTGGAAGCCCAATGGTTCCTAGATTGGCTGACAGGACAGTAATGTTGCTTGAAATTGATGAAAATAAAAATGTGGATGTGGAATTGGTGAAAGTGGGAAGTCCGGTTTGCAGTTCCCTTGACTTTAGTAGATTTAAACATTAA
- a CDS encoding minichromosome maintenance protein MCM: MTTTTTKKAPTSVAKFEEFFSTAYKDDVFKILEKYPDERSLDVDYKNLEMFDPDLADLLIEKPDETLHAAANAIKNIDPLVKDADINIRVENLTNVIPLKTLLSKYIGTFVSADGIVRKTDEIRPRIETGVFECRGCLRRHEVEQTSDNVTIEPSLCDCGSRSFRLLQEESKYIDTQTARMQEPLENLSGGTEPKQMLMILEDDLVDKLNPGDKVRITGTLKTFREERSGKFKNYIYVNHIEPLEQEFEELNLTEEDEEQIIALSKDPNIYEKIIKSTAPSIRGYRYVKEAIALQLFGGSAKILEDETRLRGDIHILIVGDPGIGKSQMLKYVSKLAPRSIYTSGKGTTGAGLTAAAVRDELGGWSLEAGALVLGDQGNVCVDELDKMRSEDRSALHEALEQQTVSIAKAGIMATLNSRCSVLAAANPKFGRFDRFKVLAEQIDLPAPILSRFDLIFVVEDKPSVKNDSELAEHILEIHKANTVNYEIEPELLRKYIAYARKNVNPILTDEANAVLKEFYVSTRNSNAEEEAPVPITARQLEAIIRLAEACAKIKLKEYVEKEDAEKAVKLQLACLKEIGVDPETGEIDIDKVEGRTPKSDRDKLKRVIDEIEILEEEFAGDAPTNILISNMADKYNISEDKVESIIRNLKQKGIIYEPRSGYVKKA; this comes from the coding sequence ATGACTACAACTACTACAAAAAAAGCACCAACATCTGTTGCAAAGTTCGAGGAATTCTTTTCAACAGCATATAAGGATGATGTTTTTAAAATACTGGAAAAATATCCTGATGAAAGATCATTAGATGTAGATTATAAGAATCTAGAAATGTTTGATCCTGATTTGGCAGATTTATTGATTGAAAAACCAGATGAAACATTACATGCCGCAGCAAATGCTATTAAAAATATTGACCCTTTAGTAAAAGATGCAGACATTAACATAAGGGTTGAAAATCTAACAAATGTAATTCCCTTAAAGACATTATTAAGTAAATATATAGGAACATTCGTATCAGCAGATGGTATTGTAAGAAAGACCGATGAAATAAGACCTAGAATTGAAACTGGAGTTTTTGAATGCAGAGGATGTTTAAGGCGCCACGAAGTGGAACAGACCTCTGACAATGTGACCATTGAACCTTCATTATGTGATTGTGGAAGCAGATCTTTTAGACTGCTCCAGGAAGAGTCAAAATATATAGATACTCAAACTGCAAGAATGCAAGAGCCTTTGGAAAACCTGTCTGGAGGAACCGAGCCTAAGCAGATGTTAATGATTCTGGAAGATGATTTGGTAGACAAATTAAATCCTGGAGACAAAGTAAGAATAACCGGGACTTTAAAAACATTTAGAGAAGAACGTAGTGGTAAGTTTAAAAATTATATCTATGTAAATCATATCGAACCATTAGAACAGGAATTTGAAGAGTTAAATCTTACTGAAGAAGATGAAGAGCAAATCATAGCATTGTCAAAAGATCCAAACATCTATGAAAAAATCATAAAATCAACTGCACCTTCCATCAGAGGTTACAGATATGTAAAAGAAGCTATTGCACTCCAATTGTTTGGCGGTTCTGCTAAGATATTGGAAGATGAAACTCGCCTTAGGGGAGATATCCACATTCTCATTGTAGGGGACCCTGGTATTGGGAAATCACAAATGCTTAAATACGTGTCAAAATTAGCTCCTAGAAGTATCTATACAAGTGGTAAAGGTACAACTGGAGCAGGATTAACTGCCGCTGCAGTAAGGGATGAATTAGGCGGATGGTCCTTGGAAGCAGGTGCATTGGTTCTTGGGGATCAGGGAAACGTATGTGTTGACGAATTGGACAAGATGCGTTCAGAAGACCGTTCTGCGTTGCACGAGGCATTGGAACAACAGACAGTGAGTATTGCAAAGGCAGGAATCATGGCAACCCTAAATTCAAGATGTTCAGTACTGGCCGCTGCAAACCCTAAATTCGGTAGGTTTGACAGGTTCAAAGTATTGGCGGAGCAAATTGACTTGCCTGCACCGATTCTTTCTCGTTTTGATTTAATATTTGTTGTTGAAGATAAACCTAGCGTTAAAAACGATTCAGAGCTTGCAGAACATATTCTGGAAATACATAAAGCAAATACTGTCAATTATGAAATCGAACCTGAATTGTTAAGAAAATATATTGCATATGCAAGAAAAAACGTGAATCCAATCCTAACTGATGAAGCTAACGCTGTTTTAAAAGAATTCTATGTATCTACAAGGAACAGCAATGCAGAGGAAGAAGCACCAGTACCTATTACTGCAAGACAATTAGAAGCTATTATTCGTCTAGCAGAAGCATGTGCTAAAATAAAACTTAAAGAATATGTGGAAAAGGAAGATGCTGAAAAGGCCGTGAAATTACAGCTGGCTTGTCTTAAAGAAATTGGTGTTGACCCAGAAACCGGAGAAATAGACATCGATAAGGTAGAAGGAAGAACACCTAAATCAGACAGAGACAAACTTAAACGTGTAATTGATGAAATTGAAATTCTTGAAGAAGAATTTGCGGGAGATGCTCCAACGAACATCCTAATTTCAAATATGGCTGACAAATATAATATCAGTGAGGATAAGGTTGAAAGCATTATCCGAAATCTGAAACAAAAAGGAATAATCTATGAGCCACGTTCAGGATATGTGAAAAAAGCCTAA
- a CDS encoding RlmE family RNA methyltransferase: MGENWQHERKNDPYYKKAKSEDYRSRASYKLKQLDKKFKIIKESNTVVDLGAAPGGWSQVALEKVGEEGIVVGVDLNRIKPFKEENFYGIRGDFTTEEVQQQIMDIIGGKTKVLISDASPQLCGIKNLDQLRSIDLINVVIEIADNILEEKGNLVMKVFQGPEYKKMLVDLKKKFRQVKTTKPPSSRKKSSEMYVVGLGYKKNKKID, translated from the coding sequence ATGGGTGAGAATTGGCAGCATGAAAGAAAAAATGATCCATACTATAAAAAAGCTAAAAGTGAGGATTATCGTTCAAGAGCATCATACAAATTAAAACAGTTGGATAAAAAATTCAAAATAATAAAAGAAAGCAATACAGTGGTTGATCTGGGAGCTGCTCCAGGAGGATGGTCCCAAGTGGCTTTGGAAAAAGTAGGGGAAGAAGGAATAGTCGTTGGAGTGGATTTGAACAGAATAAAACCATTTAAAGAAGAGAACTTCTATGGAATAAGGGGAGATTTCACCACTGAGGAAGTTCAGCAGCAAATAATGGACATTATTGGAGGGAAAACAAAAGTATTGATTTCAGATGCATCACCACAACTTTGCGGAATCAAGAATCTTGACCAATTGCGCTCAATCGACCTGATAAATGTAGTTATTGAAATAGCTGACAATATCCTTGAAGAGAAAGGAAATCTTGTTATGAAAGTATTTCAGGGCCCTGAATACAAAAAAATGTTGGTTGATTTAAAAAAGAAATTTAGACAAGTCAAAACAACAAAGCCTCCATCATCACGTAAAAAAAGTTCTGAAATGTATGTTGTTGGTTTGGGATATAAAAAAAATAAAAAAATAGATTAA
- a CDS encoding flavodoxin, with the protein MKILIVYYSRSGITKNVANILKEKLDADIEEITDNNKYSGAIGWLKGGFNASTGRLSEINPISKNPLHYDLTIIGSPVWASNIATPVATFINKNYKDLTKVAGFVTCGSGGGEKALEKMSEECEKQLEATMILTSKDIENDLDKKINTFIDKLKL; encoded by the coding sequence ATGAAAATTTTAATAGTATACTATTCCAGAAGTGGAATTACCAAAAATGTTGCAAACATATTAAAAGAAAAATTAGATGCAGATATTGAAGAAATAACCGACAACAACAAATATTCAGGAGCTATAGGATGGTTAAAAGGAGGATTTAATGCATCCACCGGCCGCTTGAGTGAAATTAATCCAATTTCCAAAAATCCCCTCCATTATGATTTGACAATCATAGGATCACCTGTGTGGGCTTCAAATATTGCAACCCCTGTGGCAACATTCATAAATAAAAATTATAAGGACCTAACAAAGGTTGCAGGATTTGTAACCTGTGGAAGTGGCGGTGGAGAAAAGGCATTGGAAAAGATGAGTGAAGAATGCGAAAAACAATTAGAAGCGACAATGATTTTAACATCAAAAGATATTGAAAATGATTTAGATAAAAAAATAAATACTTTCATAGATAAACTTAAATTATGA